One genomic window of Cannabis sativa cultivar Pink pepper isolate KNU-18-1 chromosome 2, ASM2916894v1, whole genome shotgun sequence includes the following:
- the LOC115718525 gene encoding uncharacterized protein LOC115718525, producing MITDYIYKDCILLAWILAGQSVTPMETIPRVGFTGSNNSSDGNNLSPFSENGSNGVNGLTVSSMDNSFNIQNGETSEEKDSEYVDSKTIDPDLSLNRMAETDIWSYIQNQSQDDMYNANLANELALTGIY from the coding sequence ATGATCACCGATTATATATACAAAGACTGCATACTATTAGCTTGGATACTCGCCGGTCAATCTGTAACTCCCATGGAGACCATTCCAAGAGTTGGATTTACAGGAAGCAACAATAGTAGTGATGGAAACAACTTGAGTCCCTTTTCTGAAAATGGTTCTAATGGAGTAAATGGTCTTACAGTTTCATCTATGGACAATAGTTTCAACATACAAAATGGAGAAACCTCTGAGGAAAAAGACAGCGAATATGTAGATAGCAAGACAATAGACCCTGATTTAAGTCTTAACAGAATGGCTGAGACTGATATCTGGAGTTACATCCAGAACCAGTCTCAAGATGATATGTACAATGCTAACTTAGCTAATGAATTGGCCTTAACTGGTATATACTAG
- the LOC115719708 gene encoding protein transport protein Sec61 subunit beta, with translation MVRGSSQSQSSSSPNSRPGLVAPRGSAAATAGIRRRRPGATTAKTTSTGHGGGGATNLLRFYTEDAPGYKIGPTIVLVISLCFIGFVSALHVFGKLYRS, from the coding sequence ATGGTGAGAGGTTCTTCTCAGTCACAATCCTCATCCTCCCCCAACTCCCGCCCTGGCCTCGTGGCTCCTCGCGGCTCAGCTGCAGCCACAGCTGGAATTCGCCGCCGCCGACCTGGAGCAACTACTGCCAAAACAACCTCCACCGGTCACGGCGGCGGAGGAGCTACCAATTTGCTGAGATTCTACACCGAAGACGCTCCCGGTTACAAGATCGGTCCGACTATCGTCCTCGTGATCAGCCTCTGCTTCATCGGCTTCGTTTCGGCTCTTCACGTCTTCGGTAAGCTTTACCGGTCTTAG
- the LOC115718524 gene encoding NAC domain-containing protein 18-like, with protein sequence MLLSVTPFYHPPSPMEREPSSSSGTTKTSPNTNTTLNPILPPGFRFHPSDQELIVHYLKNKVASKPLPASFIADIDLYKYNPWELPKKAAFGEEEWYFFSPRDRKYPKGERPNRAAGLGYWKATGIDKPIFSSYGLSKKIGVKKALVFYAGRPPKGEKTDWSMNEYRLLDSPPINKSSRFKGSMRVSELKEYRYLI encoded by the exons ATGTTACTCTCTGTTACTCCCTTTTACCACCCTCCCAGTCCCATGGAAAGAGAGCCAAGTAGTAGTAGTGGTACTACTAAAACTAGTCCTAATACTAATACTACATTAAATCCTATACTCCCTCCAGGTTTCAGGTTTCATCCATCTGACCAAGAACTCATAGTTCACTACTTGAAAAACAAAGTGGCTTCAAAGCCTTTACCAGCATCATTCATCGCTGATATCGATCTCTATAAATATAATCCATGGGAGCTACCCA AGAAGGCTGCATTTGGGGAAGAGGAGTGGTACTTTTTCAGCCCCAGAGATAGGAAGTATCCAAAGGGAGAAAGACCTAATAGAGCTGCAGGATTAGGTTACTGGAAAGCCACTGGAATTGACAAGCCAATTTTCAGCTCTTATGGATTGTCAAAGAAAATTGGAGTGAAGAAGGCTCTAGTCTTCTACGCTGGTCGACCCCCAAAAGGGGAAAAGACTGACTGGTCAATGAATGAGTACAGACTACTAGACTCACCACCAATTAACAAGTCATCAAGGTTCAAAGGATCAATGAGAGTAAGTGAGCTAAAAGAATATAGGTACCTAAtatag
- the LOC115718523 gene encoding syntaxin-71 has translation MTVIDILFRVDSICKKYEKYDIEKQRDLNANGPEDPFARLYAAFERDIDAALLKSEVASVEKNRASAAALNAEVRRMKARLMEDIPKLRKLAQKKVKGLSREDIEGRNDLVLALPERIEEIPDGTLNAAKQTGGWKTSGSHKNIKFDSSDGNFDDEFFQQSEESSQFRQEYEMRKMKQDQGLDFISEGLDTLKNLAHDMSEELDNQVPLVDEIDTKVDKATSDIKNTNVRLKQTLNQVRSSHNFCIDIILLCIILGIVSYLYNILR, from the exons ATGACTGTAATCGACATTCTCTTCCGAGTGGATTCCATTTGCAAGAAGTACGAAAAGTATGATATCGAGAAGCAGCGCGATCTTAATGCCAATGGACCTGAAGATCCCTTCGCTCGCCTCTATGCTGCCTTCGAACGTGACATTGATGCCGCTTTACTC AAATCAGAAGTGGCTTCGGTCGAGAAGAATAGAGCTTCCGCGGCTGCACTGAATGCTGAAGTTCGTCGGATGAAGGCTCGGTTGATGGAGGATATTCCTAAACTTCGGAAATTGGCTCAGAAAAAG GTTAAAGGGTTGTCAAGAGAAGATATAGAAGGTCGTAATGATCTAGTTCTTGCACTACCAGAGAGGATTGAAGAAATACCTGATGGGACACTAAATGCTGCCAAACAAACTGGGGGTTGGAAAACTTCTGGATCTCACAAAAATATTAAGTTTGACTCATCAG ACGGGAACTTTGACGATGAGTTTTTCCAACAAAGTGAAGAATCTAGCCAATTTAGACAGGAGTACGAAATGCGGAAAATGAAACAG GATCAAGGGCTTGATTTTATATCAGAAGGACTAGATACACTGAAAAATTTGGCCCATGATATGAGCGAG GAACTGGACAACCAAGTGCCATTAGTCGATGAAATAGATACAAAG GTAGACAAGGCAACATCTGATATTAAGAATACCAATGTTAGGTTAAAGCAAACTCTTAATCAG GTGAGATCCAGTCATAATTTCTGTATTGACATCATTCTCCTATGTATAATTTTGGGAATCGTTTCTTACTTGTACAA TATACTGAGATGA